Proteins from a single region of Acidianus ambivalens:
- a CDS encoding uroporphyrinogen-III synthase has translation MRILFLRPEGSSIPKVDFAEVINIPIFSPICIDYPSLPLTEAYAFTSSNAVKCFHDFDKIKGKQIFSIGKSTAKELMAHGINSLYPPNYDSLDLAEFIKSKGIKSLTAIRSKKASNDLKNSLQNIEYHEIYDYDTIINKEELEKSKDYLENCKIDVVVLTSSEIAKAVASSLKNCYKIVSIGPMTTKTILSLRPDLKIFQSKIYDIGGVIDLIKREVKFQ, from the coding sequence ATGAGAATCTTATTCCTTAGGCCAGAAGGTAGCAGTATACCTAAAGTTGATTTTGCGGAAGTTATAAATATACCAATTTTTAGTCCTATTTGTATTGATTACCCCTCTTTGCCTTTAACAGAAGCTTACGCTTTTACAAGTTCTAATGCGGTAAAGTGCTTTCATGATTTTGATAAAATAAAAGGAAAACAAATCTTCTCTATAGGCAAAAGTACTGCAAAAGAGCTGATGGCTCATGGGATTAATTCTCTTTATCCTCCAAATTATGATAGTCTAGACTTAGCGGAGTTCATTAAAAGTAAAGGAATAAAATCATTAACTGCCATAAGAAGTAAGAAGGCCTCTAATGATCTAAAGAATTCGCTTCAGAATATTGAATATCACGAAATTTATGATTATGATACTATTATCAATAAGGAAGAACTAGAAAAAAGTAAAGATTATCTGGAAAATTGTAAGATCGACGTGGTAGTGTTGACTAGCTCTGAAATAGCAAAGGCTGTAGCGAGTTCTCTTAAGAATTGCTATAAAATAGTTAGTATAGGCCCTATGACTACTAAGACTATTTTGTCTCTAAGACCAGACCTAAAAATTTTTCAAAGTAAAATATATGATATAGGAGGCGTAATTGACTTAATCAAAAGGGAAGTGAAGTTTCAATGA
- the hemL gene encoding glutamate-1-semialdehyde 2,1-aminomutase produces MSSELWKEALRYFPGGVNSPVRAAVKPYPFYVSQGKGAYIYTEDGNSLIDYVLGYGPLILGHANEYVKEKVIEQIEKGWLFGIPSRVEIELARKISLHMPSIEKIRFVNSGTEATMNAIRLARGYTKRDKILKFNGNYHGAHDYALVDAGSAASEFGVPNSEGIPQEVLKTVIVCEYNDLQCVEKKLKNEDVAAVIVEPVMGNMGVIPPEKDFLKGLREITSTYNTLLIFDEVITGFRLSMGGGQEYFGVSADLTTLGKIIGGGFPIGAFGGKREIMDMLTPSGKVFNAGTFNANPISMTAGLATLEVMERENVIEKTTYVAEKVTEELERIKYPHVINRVKNMFQIFFGVEKVSNATEARRAKKEVYLKFQVNLMKNGVYFPPSQFESVFTSLAHYDDNVISDTVLAIKKSSELS; encoded by the coding sequence TTGAGCAGTGAATTATGGAAAGAGGCTTTAAGGTATTTTCCAGGAGGAGTTAATAGTCCAGTTAGAGCTGCAGTAAAGCCTTATCCGTTTTACGTAAGCCAAGGAAAAGGAGCATATATCTATACTGAAGATGGAAATTCCTTAATTGATTATGTATTAGGTTATGGTCCTTTAATTTTAGGTCATGCAAATGAATATGTAAAAGAGAAAGTTATAGAACAAATAGAGAAAGGTTGGCTTTTCGGTATTCCGTCACGTGTAGAAATAGAACTTGCTAGAAAGATTTCTTTGCACATGCCTTCGATAGAAAAAATAAGATTTGTAAACAGCGGTACAGAAGCAACTATGAATGCAATAAGGCTAGCTAGAGGTTATACTAAGAGAGATAAGATATTGAAGTTTAATGGAAACTATCATGGGGCTCATGATTATGCATTAGTTGATGCAGGAAGTGCAGCAAGTGAATTCGGAGTTCCTAATTCTGAAGGTATACCGCAAGAGGTGTTAAAGACAGTAATTGTATGTGAATATAATGATTTACAATGCGTTGAAAAGAAGTTAAAAAATGAGGATGTTGCAGCAGTTATCGTGGAACCGGTTATGGGAAATATGGGAGTAATTCCACCAGAAAAAGACTTCTTAAAAGGGTTAAGGGAAATCACCTCAACTTATAATACTCTGCTAATTTTTGATGAAGTAATAACTGGATTTAGACTCTCAATGGGTGGAGGACAAGAATATTTTGGAGTTTCTGCTGATCTTACTACCTTAGGTAAGATAATAGGTGGCGGATTTCCTATAGGAGCGTTTGGCGGAAAAAGGGAAATTATGGACATGCTTACACCTAGTGGCAAAGTGTTTAACGCTGGAACTTTTAATGCGAATCCTATATCCATGACTGCTGGTTTAGCAACATTAGAAGTTATGGAGAGAGAAAACGTTATTGAAAAAACAACATATGTAGCAGAAAAGGTTACGGAAGAACTTGAGAGAATAAAATATCCTCACGTTATAAACAGAGTGAAGAACATGTTCCAAATATTCTTCGGAGTTGAAAAAGTTAGTAATGCTACTGAAGCCAGAAGAGCAAAAAAGGAAGTCTATTTGAAATTCCAAGTAAACTTAATGAAAAACGGGGTTTACTTCCCGCCAAGCCAATTTGAATCAGTGTTTACGTCATTAGCGCATTATGACGATAATGTAATCAGTGACACAGTTCTTGCTATCAAAAAATCAAGTGAGCTAAGTTGA
- the hemB gene encoding porphobilinogen synthase translates to MASFPIVRPRRLRKNKLIRDMIAETNLTEKNLILPIFIKEGILEEEEIKSMPGVFRYPPNDKLIKFVESSYDNGIRNVILFGIPKYKDDIASSAYDKNGVIQTSVRLLKDTFGDKLIVITDECTDEYTSHGHCGIVKYNSKGEYFVDNDESLKIHAKIALSQAEAGADIIAPSSMMDGVVGAIRKALDENGYTDTLIMSYSVKYASTFYSPFRDAAYSKPAFGDRKSYQMDPRNAYEALKEAKLDIEEGADILMVKPAHTYLDVIRLVKDNFPDYPLAAYHVSGEYSMIKAAALNGWIDERTAVLEITTAIRRAGADLILTYYANDIAKWLKEGLPF, encoded by the coding sequence ATGGCAAGCTTTCCGATAGTAAGACCAAGGAGATTGAGGAAAAACAAGTTAATAAGAGATATGATAGCAGAAACCAATCTAACTGAAAAAAATCTAATTTTACCAATTTTTATCAAGGAAGGCATTTTAGAAGAAGAAGAAATAAAGAGCATGCCAGGAGTATTTCGCTATCCTCCTAATGATAAATTAATAAAATTCGTAGAAAGCAGTTATGATAATGGAATAAGGAATGTTATACTCTTTGGAATTCCAAAATATAAAGATGATATTGCTTCCTCAGCTTACGATAAAAATGGAGTAATACAGACGAGTGTTAGACTACTTAAAGATACTTTTGGAGATAAACTAATTGTAATAACAGATGAGTGTACAGACGAGTATACTTCTCATGGCCATTGCGGAATAGTAAAGTACAATAGTAAAGGAGAATATTTTGTCGATAATGACGAAAGTTTAAAGATACATGCTAAAATAGCTCTTTCTCAAGCAGAAGCTGGTGCAGATATTATAGCTCCGTCAAGTATGATGGACGGAGTTGTAGGAGCTATTAGGAAGGCTCTGGATGAAAATGGTTATACTGATACGCTAATAATGTCATATAGCGTAAAATATGCTTCAACATTCTATTCTCCATTTAGAGATGCCGCATATTCAAAACCAGCATTTGGCGATAGAAAATCATATCAAATGGATCCTAGAAACGCATATGAAGCTCTAAAGGAAGCTAAACTCGACATAGAAGAAGGCGCAGATATATTAATGGTAAAGCCTGCACACACTTATTTAGACGTAATAAGATTAGTTAAAGATAATTTCCCTGACTATCCATTAGCAGCATACCATGTTAGTGGTGAGTATTCAATGATTAAAGCTGCTGCGTTAAATGGATGGATAGATGAAAGGACTGCAGTATTAGAAATAACTACAGCAATAAGAAGAGCAGGAGCTGATTTAATACTTACATATTATGCTAATGACATTGCAAAGTGGCTTAAGGAGGGGTTACCGTTTTGA
- the hemC gene encoding hydroxymethylbilane synthase encodes MIRIAARNSQLSQVQVKVVSDYLNKLGYETEFIGVKTKADLFANEPLYKLGKGVFEKEVNEYVIRGLADLAVHSMKDLTSNLSEELDILATVKRDSPYDVLVSKKDVFDLDSGSIIGTSSIRRKNFMTFLRPDILVKDLRGNIDTRIKKYTSGEYEGIIIAEASILRLNLNINYFKLNPIDFTPEANQGIIAVVGKKNDESIRKLLSELHDQETFNEAIAERSTMEIVGGGCHSPFGVYFEQIDDRLLGIASFSNGKKKITVAIERKGNPKDVGHELGKLLLGEMKNENLIP; translated from the coding sequence TTGATTAGAATTGCTGCTAGAAATAGTCAACTTAGCCAAGTTCAAGTTAAGGTAGTTTCAGACTACTTAAATAAGCTTGGATATGAAACTGAATTTATTGGAGTAAAAACTAAGGCTGATTTGTTTGCTAATGAACCTTTGTATAAGCTAGGAAAAGGCGTATTTGAGAAGGAAGTTAACGAATACGTAATAAGAGGTCTGGCAGACCTAGCAGTTCATAGTATGAAAGATTTAACTAGCAATCTTAGTGAAGAATTAGATATTTTAGCTACAGTAAAAAGAGACTCTCCTTATGATGTTTTAGTTTCCAAAAAGGACGTTTTCGATTTAGATAGTGGCTCTATTATAGGAACTAGTAGCATTAGGAGAAAGAATTTCATGACATTTTTGAGGCCAGACATCTTAGTTAAAGACTTAAGGGGAAATATAGATACTAGGATTAAGAAATATACTTCTGGAGAGTATGAAGGAATAATAATAGCCGAGGCATCTATACTCAGATTAAATTTGAATATTAATTATTTCAAGCTTAATCCCATTGATTTTACTCCAGAGGCTAATCAAGGAATAATAGCCGTTGTCGGAAAAAAGAATGACGAAAGTATAAGAAAATTACTATCTGAATTACACGACCAAGAAACTTTCAATGAGGCAATTGCTGAGAGGAGCACAATGGAAATTGTAGGAGGAGGTTGCCACTCGCCATTTGGAGTCTATTTTGAGCAAATTGATGATAGGCTATTAGGCATAGCTAGCTTCTCTAATGGTAAAAAGAAGATTACTGTGGCAATTGAAAGAAAAGGTAATCCAAAAGATGTTGGTCACGAATTAGGAAAGTTACTCTTAGGAGAGATGAAGAATGAGAATCTTATTCCTTAG
- a CDS encoding glutamyl-tRNA reductase: MSILNEIENRYFAIIYTYKTIGFDNLSSHYLRENEISLIHNIVGSQMAIIQTCNRIEIYLYSEDSDTPTKLLNFLDQVHGKKISIDATILTGSKAIEHLFEVASGIDSMAIGEYEILSQVRLSLENAKKLHMIGKELEILFERAIKVGRRVRQQTNISKGKVGLYSIAIELAKTRVDLKTANVAVIGAGQIGNRLISMLNSEGAKNVTILNRTVEKAKELAEKYGYSYSSLDFSKLDGFDVIFSAIFYPRVIRIDNKFIIDLSSPPIFQGNEVYTLKNLQQISEEIRKKRLSELSKAKDIIEEGIRDFILDYENLKYDMIVSQIMKNIEEIRQNEVKRALKELNGDNAEDVLNAMTKSMVKKMFYPLLSKIKEAVRNNETNYINLILELFNNGKLSDSKTKEIEEKQVNKRYDSRNQSN, encoded by the coding sequence AATGAAATTGAAAATAGATATTTTGCAATTATATACACTTATAAGACAATTGGATTTGACAATTTATCTTCTCATTATCTAAGAGAGAACGAGATATCGCTAATTCATAATATTGTCGGCTCGCAAATGGCTATAATACAAACTTGTAATAGAATAGAAATTTACTTATATTCTGAGGACTCCGATACTCCAACTAAACTATTAAATTTTCTTGATCAAGTACATGGTAAGAAAATAAGTATTGATGCTACAATCCTTACTGGAAGTAAAGCTATAGAGCACTTATTTGAGGTAGCATCAGGAATAGATTCAATGGCAATAGGAGAATATGAAATATTAAGTCAAGTAAGACTTTCTTTGGAAAATGCAAAAAAATTACATATGATAGGAAAAGAATTGGAAATTTTATTTGAGAGAGCGATAAAAGTAGGAAGGAGAGTTAGACAACAGACAAACATCTCTAAAGGAAAAGTAGGTTTATATTCTATAGCTATAGAATTAGCAAAAACTAGAGTCGACCTAAAGACTGCAAATGTAGCAGTAATAGGTGCAGGGCAAATAGGAAATAGACTAATATCAATGCTAAACTCTGAGGGAGCCAAAAATGTTACTATTCTAAATAGAACTGTTGAAAAAGCTAAAGAATTAGCAGAGAAGTATGGTTATTCTTACTCAAGCTTAGACTTTTCAAAGCTTGACGGTTTTGATGTAATATTTTCTGCAATATTTTACCCTAGAGTTATAAGGATTGACAACAAGTTTATAATAGATTTATCGTCACCACCAATATTTCAAGGTAATGAAGTATATACTTTGAAGAATTTGCAACAAATATCTGAGGAAATAAGGAAAAAGAGATTAAGCGAATTGAGTAAAGCAAAAGATATTATAGAAGAAGGGATAAGGGACTTTATACTAGATTATGAGAATTTAAAGTATGATATGATTGTATCACAAATAATGAAAAATATAGAGGAAATCAGGCAAAATGAAGTAAAGAGAGCATTAAAAGAACTTAACGGTGATAACGCAGAAGACGTACTTAATGCTATGACTAAGTCTATGGTAAAGAAAATGTTTTATCCATTGTTATCTAAAATTAAAGAAGCTGTAAGAAATAATGAGACAAACTACATTAACTTGATCTTGGAATTATTTAATAATGGCAAGCTTTCCGATAGTAAGACCAAGGAGATTGAGGAAAAACAAGTTAATAAGAGATATGATAGCAGAAACCAATCTAACTGA